A single window of Nicotiana tomentosiformis chromosome 1, ASM39032v3, whole genome shotgun sequence DNA harbors:
- the LOC138896769 gene encoding uncharacterized protein: MSHFSSDAKCDTLLNNLCEVFNSMILDARDKPIVTLLEKLRYMLMARMLANREKAEKWNLGDICPKIKDILHKNQIAAVEYIPRKSNYWSYEILGATVTDNWAVDLQNKSCSCRKWSLTGIPCKHAIAAIWAKKDNILDYVHDCYKVKTYRRIYENSILPMNGPQLWPKSSKVPPLPPKIVRNSKRGRKQKLR, translated from the coding sequence ATGTCGCATTTCTCTTCAGATGCTAAGTGTGACACCTTACTAAATAATTTGTGTGAAGTATTTAATAGCATGATACTTGATGCTCGGGATAAGCCAATTGTGACACTTTTGGAGAAATTACGATATATGCTCATGGCGAGAATGCTAGCTAATAGGGAAAAGGCTGAGAAATGGAATTTGGGTGATATTTGTCCTAAGATCAAGGATATATTACACAAAAATCAGATTGCAGCTGTTGAATATATACCGAGAAAATCAAATTACTGGAGCTATGAAATTTTAGGAGCTACAGTTACGGACAATTGGGCAGTTGACTTGCAGAATAAATCTTGTAGTTGTAGAAAATGGAGTCTCACGGGAATCCCTTGCAAGCATGCTATTGCAGCAATTTGGGCTAAGAAGGATAACATTCTTGACTATGTCCATGATTGTTACAAGGTGAAAACATATAGAAGAATTTATGAAAACTCAATTCTTCCAATGAATGGGCCACAACTATGGCCTAAGTCAAGTAAAGTTCCTCCCCTGCCTCCAAAGATTGTGAGAAATAGTAAGAGAGGAAGAAAGCAAAAGTTGCGATAA
- the LOC104095106 gene encoding uncharacterized protein isoform X3, with translation MARGLIWATAEDLAKNRERVLSLYRQILRSLNSPALPLNLAARLQKKAEVRAMFMLGSEERSLHNIQDLIYAAEYSLSQLRKGEVPKHIQVYQ, from the coding sequence atggcaAGAGGGTTGATATGGGCTACTGCAGAAGACTTGGCAAAGAATAGAGAAAGAGTTCTGTCTTTGTATAGGCAAATCTTGAGGAGCCTTAACTCACCGGCTTTGCCACTCAACTTAGCAGCTAGGCTTCAAAAGAAAGCTGAGGTCCGTGCCATGTTCATGTTGGGTTCCGAGGAACGATCCCTTCACAACATTCAAGATCTTATTTATGCTGCTGAATACTCTCTTTCCCAATTAAGAAAAGGagaagttccaaaacacattcaAGTTTATCAATAA